The Argentina anserina chromosome 5, drPotAnse1.1, whole genome shotgun sequence genome includes the window TTAATGACAACATCGTATTCTTGGGCCCCTCTCTTAACGTAATCCCAAAACACATCAATGGCGACTATCACTACCGCTCGCGAATTCCTCTGCTTGCCTTTAGGAACACCCCGGCCACTTTCAATGGATGGTAATTGCAAAATCATCATGGGTCCCCCGTTGGAGCATGGCCAATTGTTTCCTCAGATATGCGAACATGGTATGAGGGTCGCCGCTTAATCGATCAATCCATCTGGGAAGCAACATGAATCTTGGAATGTATCGATCTCTCCTTCAAGCTTACTCAAGATGGAGGTAACATATGTGCCATCATGACCGCTGCTTGCTTCTGGAAGACCGCAAGTAATACCTTCGATTTTCAATTTGGTCAAATGTGTATATCTCTGCTAGATGTACATGTTATCTTAGGTTTACCAGTTGGTACCAAGCCTTATAGAGATCAAGATTATCTTGTTGTTGGATGCCCAGTCACAGCCACCCGTGCGGTTGGCATTTACCAATCGTATGGTTCTTGACTTTCCTATTTTAATCGCAACCATACCGCCAATGCTGGAATTACCTTCTTGGAATTTTGGCTATCAAAGTTTATGTTCTGCTCCAACTCCAAGAAGATGACTGGGTGCCACCTGCAACTCGCGATCCTCCTCTACAACGGCCACACTGTGGGCTTAGCACAAATAGTCCTGGTAGAACTCTACAGGATGATGCGTTCACTCACTATGGAACTTCTCGATTATCACAATCTCTCGGGGCCCATGTGGATTCTAGACCTCTGGATCCAGGTCTACTTTGTGCAATTGCGGAATGACAATGCAAGGGACTTTCGTCTGAATCAAGTATTGGGAGAGGCATTCGTTGGTTTGGAGCCCAAGTTTACTCTTCTCTATGTCGCATGCTTCGAGTACTTCTACACCCTGGATGCCTCTATTCTTGATTCAGCACGGCTGCTCCTAGACCGCACTCACCATGATGCCCTCCGTGGAAGTTTTCTAATCCTCAGAAGCTATGACGGGGAGAGCCGGCATATGTTTGAACATGCTGTTTCGATGGCGGACTTACCCCGACACCCCTGCAAGGGAGTGGAACTCTATTCCCCCCATCTCTTCGCAAGGAAACTAGGCATGGCTCAAATGGTTCCATTCCCTTCGATTGAGAGTCTGAAGTTGTTTTCATCATGGCGATGCCCCATGGTTCCTGCCACTGCTACCAATCCTGGGAACCAATCTCAGCTGCGACCTACACCATTCCCTGTGATAGCAAGTGGAAGTATCCTCCGCTGCTTCCGTGTCTACAACTCTTACCCTAATGGTGGAAAAAGATTAATTCTGACCAGTGGGAGCAACGATCGCGGGTCATTTTTTAATACATCTTCCAGGCTGGGCTTAGAAGATACTTGCAGGAAGATCTTGAGGTTCCCGGTGATGAGGATTTGCTGCGGACAATAATTCCAAATGCCGCAAGAATTGTCCCTTCAAGGGTAAAATCCTAACTCTCCTTAGAACTCCCACAGTTCTATTCCAACTTGATTAAAAACCGCTAACTGGTTCATGTTGCAGGTTTTTGAGAGCACAGCTGGTGCTTCCTCCTTCCAAGGCCGTAAACGAGGGATGATAATGGAATCTGACAACGACGAGGATGATCCTGACGCCATAGACTTCAATCCTGTAAGTTTTCATCcatatttgattaacaaactTAAAGGCTGTTGCAACCTTCGCGCTGACCAACGTCTGTGACCATCAGCTGATTCAGAGGAGAAGAATAGCTGCCTCAAGCACCTCTGTCCCGCTCACGATCGAAGCAGTGCCGCGTGCATCAGCTGACCAGGTCAACCCTGAGCCAGTAACTGGGACCAGCAACCCAGAGACATCAATTGAGTTAAGAAGAGCACCCTATTTGTTTCAACTGGTTGTTCACTCATGAACCACTTTGACTGattcttatttaatttgtagGTTCACGAGAACCCAACTTCACCACCTCTGTCTACCACTCAGGCTACCGCAACCGCGATGGAAGACATTCCTGTAAGTAGTTAAACATATTGTTGCCCCCCAAGCAACACTTTGTTGTTTTCTAAGGTGTAGTTCATTTACCTTTTATTGGTCGTCTGTGAATCAATCATGTACTACACAGGCTCATGCTGAAGCTCAGTCACCTACCATGGGAGTCGCGATTGCCATCCAACAGGCTGTGATCGCATATAGAGAACCAATTCAAGCTACTCCCCTCAACACGGTGGCGAGCACTCGGACCTTGGAGCCACAAACATCACTCAACCCAACAGCAGTACTCTCCCACTCCTCTTCAACCCAAAGTCTGGAGAATGAGGTAGGAGATGAAGAACGTGTAACCAGCGAAGGTGAAAATGTGGAGCCTTCCCTCGCGAATGCGGACTCAGCGAGCAATAATGCTGCACCAGAACCCCTTTCAGGAAACAACGTCCCCTCTTCCCAGTCTGATGGGGTAAAACCCTTAACCACCTcttggtttatatgtttctaTTCCCCTTCGTAAACACTTATTTGTCTTGCTAACTGTTCTTTACCCTCTGCAGGTTGTAGCAATCGCGACTACTTCCAGCCTGCCAATCATGCTAACTGTTGGAACCTCTGGATCGACACCAATTGTTGATCCATCAGAGCATCGTTCTAGTCTGTCCCTGGAAGACCTTCTAGATGATATGCTAGGTCCTGCCAGCCCCTTGACGCCCTTAGAGTCTCAAGAACTTGTCCAGGCCCGGGCACAACTTGCGGAGGTATCTGCTGAGGATTTAACTGATCCAGCGCGCCTGGCAATGGTCCAAGATGCCCTTCGTTTCCTCAAACTGCACTCACCTGATCCTAGCCTAGTAGCGAAGGCTGAACAGGAACTAAGCACCATTCTATACCTCATGGCAGAATGCCAAGCCTTGAGGAACCAATCTCAGAGTTTGTCGCAACGCAACGCTGATGCTAGAAACTTCATTGCGCAAAGCCCTGCCCAACTTAAGACCAAACTTTAGCATGCCAAGACCAGCAGTTCGCAACAAATTAGTGCATTGCGGCAACAAATAGCGGAGTTTGAAGCTGAGCAAGCTAGAGAACTTAAGGCTGTGGAGGAAGAAATAAGGAGTACTATACCCCAAGTACAGGAGCGCAAAAGCCAACTGGCAGCTTCTGAGGCTGAGGAAAGGAGGATCAACAACCTGATTTGCGATAAAGCTAGTGACACTGGAAAACGTCTCCTAGATATCCACCTTGTCGGACATAGAATGTAATTTGAACACCAAAGTATTTTAGTAGTAAGAATTACAGTTTATCTCTGTCTGTTCACCCTACTTGAGTCTCCTTGACCCGACAAAAACCCAAGTAAAGGCCCAAGGCCAGAGCCCAGCTTAACTCACCACCGTCCAAGTTTGCATGCAAACTCTCGAAAACAGGAGCAATCAATATCGGGAAACGCACAAATCGTTTCAGTTTGACCACTATTGCTGCAATAAATCCCGGGTGTGATCTCTAAATCTGTATATTTAATCTCAGCCCTTGAATCCAAGTTTCTTCTGCTATAAAACGAAACCCTAAGGTAAGAACACACAACACTCTCTTCTACAGCCTCCAACCATGTCTGTTCCATTTCTTCCCTTGAAACCCCTTAGGTTTCTTAAGTTTCATCCCCCAGATTTGCAAACTCTATAACAGCTTTTGAGAGCCTTATTCTACCCTCAAATGTGAGGTGGGAGTCTTATTCCACCCTCGCATCCTCCCTTCTTTGTAGTTCAGCACTAGGGATCTACCCTGCATTAAGAGTTGTTTCTGGTGAAGGACTACAAGTGAGAGAGGAAATGGCAGCCCTTCCTGAGCCCCGTTTATCGTTCTTTAATCGCCGGGCATCAGGAAGCAGGCGGCCATTTTTAGGACCAGAGCCAATAGGTGCTTCATGCTCGTTTCGTACCTCTTTTGATACGCAATGCGAGCTGTTGCATCTCCTATGTGCAATATCCTCCAATCTCTCTTATTTGAAGGAACCCGGGGAGAAGTGTACAAATCAAGGTTCTAGATCCCTCATGCTACCACCAGTCTTCCAATTAGAACCTATGTTTGGCACCAAGCTGGTTCCAATTGGCCTTCAAGTGGTGCAGCTTAATCTCGAGTTTCTCGAGGTGGTGGGATGAACAGGAGGACTCACGAAGACCTTTCCACCTAGCATAGATGGTATCAAAGCTTGTTAAAGCTCTCATGTAATAGTATAGGTCTTGTATAAAGTTTCTGGCCACAAAGCCATATGAATAAAACACAACTTGTTTCAAAAACACGTGTATTGTTTTATTACTGTGCAACAAAAGTTACAACATATGCTTGACCACAGGTATTGGTCCAATGCTGCTACAAGAAATGCCGAAGCATGAATTAAGAAACTCATAAGGTTTCAGAAACTCGAAATTTTAGTTTCAAAAAATTTTCTGGGTTCGCGATCGTAAATAACACTCGCGACCATAAGTACTACTCGCGAGCCTCAAAAATTTTCTGGGCTCGCGACCGTTAGGTACAAGTACTGATTATCCATGGTGTTGCCCCCTGTTTACTTGGTTGAAAGAATGGAAACCAAGGAAACACTAAGTCCGAACACTAGTTACTTGGATTGCACTGGTGCCGGTGGATCTTCATACTCCCAAACACTAGGAAAGTACTTCTTAAGATGACGACCATTCATGGGATTCCTGTGAACATTCCCATCAGTGTCGCGAAGATTGTAAGCGCCTTTGCCCATTACTCGATCAATCACGAAAGGACCTTCCCATTTAGCAGACCATTTACCACGACCATTAACTCGCTCACCGTAGGGCAAACAAGCTTTCCACACTAAGTCCCCAACTCCAAAGCTGTGTACTCTCGTGCGTTTGTCATATAGCCGTGCTATCTTCTGCTTTTCTGCCATAAGGCTGTCGAGAGTTTCCATCCGGCGAGAATCTAAGTCTTCATGTTCTTGATACATAGCCTGGACATAGTCCTCGCCAATCAACTGGTGCTGCTCGCGAACCCTCAGCGACTGAACATTAACCTCAATAGGAAGTACTGCTTCATGTTCATACATCAAGGCATAAGGTGTAGTACCAGTTGGAGTTCTTTTGGAAGTTCGATAAGCCCATAATGTGTAATCCAACTCGGTATGCCAAGATCGCGGATTTGCATCCAACATTCGTTTAAGGATAGACAAAATCACGGGGTTGCTAGCTTCTACTTGGCCATTCGATTGAGAATAATAAGGACTGGAATGCAGAAACTTGATCCCATAGCCAGCTAAGAACTTCTAAGTCTTGTCAGCCATGAAACATACCCCCCTGTATGCTACCAAACACTCTGGAATGCCATACATGgtgataatatatttgaagataAAGTCAGTGATCACCTCTGAAGATGTCGTCCTGACTGGTATAGCCTCGAACCACTTGGTGAAGAAATCTATGGCCAGTAAGATGTGTTTGTGCTGTAAGGAAGAATTTAGATGAATCTCCCCAATAAAGTCTAAAGCCCAACCGCGACCTGGCCAAGGTTTAATTATTGGTTGCAGAGGAACGTCTGGCACATGCTGGACTGGTCCATGCATTTGACATTCGATGCAACCTTGCGTAAAAGCTGATGCAGTCCTTGAGCATGGTAGACCAAAAGAAACCATATCGGCGAATGAGCCATCTCATCTCTGGACCAGCTTGGTGAGAACTACAATTGCCACAATGAACCTCTTGTAAGCACCTCTTAGCCTCAACTCCATAGATGCATCACAAGTACAAGCCGTCTTCTGCCCTGCGCAATAGTTCACTGCCTCGAAGGACGTAGTTAGTAGCAAAATATATAGCCCTCTTGTCCACTGGTGCCGAAGGATCAGTGAGGTACTGGATAATCGGTTGTCGCCAATCTACATCTATAGTGTCGAGGACAGTAACCGACCATTCATCGTTAACCTCTTTCCTTGCCATAAAGGAAGGTAATGTGCTTCTCTGAACCTTCAGAATCCTCTCGCGAACGTCATCTGCCAAGCGAATGCCCGTAGCCAACTGTGCTAATTCATTGGCAGCAAAATTTCGTTCCCTAGGAATATAATCAAGCACCACGTCTACAAATTGTTCTAACAATTCCGATGCTCGCTCCCAAAAAGGgagtaatgtaaaattattgcACTTGTAGACACCCTTGAGCTGGTTAATGACTAGAAGTGAGTCACATAATACCTCAACCTCGGTTACTTCCAGATCAAGCAAAAGTTCTAGGCCAATGATGATTGCCTCATATTCTGTCTGATTATTAGTGCACTTCCATTCTAGTTGAAAAAAGTAACAATGTCTGACTCCGGAAGGGTTAACCAATGCAACACCCGCTCCTGATAAATGATAAGTGCTGCTTCCATCAAAATATAGAACCCAAGGCTGAGTGTAAACAAAGGGAACAACCAAGTTCTGGCTTTCGATGTCCTCCATAATAGGATGATGCAACAAAAAGTCGGACACTGCCTGTCCTGTGAGCGTCTTTAAGGGTGTATATTGTAAACAAAACTCTAATAACGCCAAGATCCACTTGCCAATCCGACCCCTAAGCATAGGTCTGGTAAGCATATACTTTACTAAATCAGTTTGTGCCACCACCACTGTAGTGAAGGACAACATGTAATGGCGGAGCTTAGTACAAGCAAAGTAGAAAGCTAAACACAACCATTTGATTGGCGAGTATCTAGTTTCAGCGTCTAATAAGGTCCGGCTCAAGTAATAAACTGCATGCTCAATCTTCATGCCCCCTCTCCATCACCATCTTATGCTAAGAGTCCTGCGATTGAGTAAAGGGAAGCTGAGATGTATAGCTTCAATGGTATTCCAAGCCGTGGGGGTCTAAGAACAGGTAGATAAGTAAGATATTCCTTGATTTTATCAAAAGCTGCCTGTTGCGCAGGTCCCCACTGAAATTCTTGATCCGCTTTGAGCTTCAGCAAAGGAGAAAAGACTGCGATTTTGCCAGCGGAATTAGAAATAAAGCGTCGAAGGAAGTTTATTTTCCCAAGCAAACTCTGAAGTTCCTTCTTGTTTCTAGGTGCCGGCGTGTCTAGAACCGCTTTTGCATTGTCCTCCTCGACTTCAATACCTCTTTCATGCATTATGAAACCCAAGAAGTCTCCTGCTCGAACCCCAAAAATGCATTTAGCTGGGGTCATCCTGAGCTTGTGCTTTCGCATCCTGGTGAACACTGTCCGTAAATTCTCGATGTGATCTCCTCTCTTCTTAGACTTGACCACCATgtcatctatatatatttcgaGAATTCCCCCTAGCACATCATGGAAAATCAGGTTCATCACTCGCTGGTATGTAGCCCTTGCATTGgtcagaccaaatggcatattGTTATACTCAAACACTCTAGTGAACCCTGGACATCTAAACGTTGTTTTATGCCTGTCCAGTTCATAAACAGGAATCTGGTGATACCCAGCTGTGCCATCCATAAACGATAGTAGTTCGTGTCATGTGACTGCATCTACCAACATATCTGCCACAGACATATGATAGACATCTTTCGGTGTTGCAACTTTAAGATTCATATAGTCAACACAAACGCGAATTTTGCCATTCTTCTTCCGCACTGGTACTATGTTTGACAACCACTGAGAATATTTAGCTGGTCGGATAATGCCGGCCTGAAACATGTTTTGAACCTCTTTCTTGACTGCCGCTGTTGTGTCTGCTCTCATTCGCCGTGGGCTTTGTTGTACAGGCATGTACCCTTCCATTACGGGCAAGCGATGGCAAACCAAATCTGGTGACAAGCCCGGCATGTCCTCAAATTTCTCAGCAAAACAATCGCGGAACTCTTGCAACAACTCTATCAAACACTGTCTCAGTTCCTCATCCAAGTGTTTACTTATTCCAACCTCCATGGGATCTTCTGTAGTCCCAAGATTGATCTTTTCCACTGGATCTTTCACTTTAGGTGGAGTATCATCCAAAGCTGCAGGTGTTGGTTGAATGAACTCCTCCTCTTATTGAACCTCAGTTAAATCATCCTCGATGCACTCGACTAGTGCCactgcccccccccccccaagcCTCTTGTTCCTCTCTGTAAATAGATAAGCGTTGGAGAAAGGACACAAGGCCTGCTCTTGCTCTTTGGCCAGTGATGTACTCATGGATGATTATTTTTTACTTTCATGATGAAGCCAAGTCTATTGATGTCTGTTTTAACTTGTACTAAACCCCATCGCGTCAATTCTGTAGAAGTCACCCTAACTGGACGACCCTTGGTATCGATTCCGTCAACTCCTAAAGGCCTCATGTCACCATAATAGTATTCCGCATCCAAAATGCAGAAAGCGACTGAGTATGGTCGATCATCTGCTCTCACTAGCTCTGCCTTATCAGTTACGGGATCCCACATCAGCATTTCTTGGTGTAGAGTAGAAAGGATGCAGTAAGCTCTATGTATCTAATCCCTGCCAAGTATGATGTTGTACGGAGTGGTGCAATCTGTAACGAAGAATGTCTGGAACAACTCAGAAGATCCTATCTTGACTTTAAGGATCAACACTCCCAAGGTCTTAGTTAAGTTGCCAGTAAAACTCCTAACCTTAAGATTGCTATTGAGAACCTTTTCCTTTGCAATGTCAAGTGCTTCGACTGTTTTCACTGTAATGATGCGAACTGCTGCACCGCCGTCGACGAGGATTTTGTTCACTCTCTTACTCTCCATCTCAGCTGATATGTATAAAGGTTTAATGTGCTGAGTCATGGTCGCTGTAGGCTTTGTGAATATCATAAAGAATCTTTGGAGCTCTGTCATCGTGTGAGATTTATCAGCTCATTCTTTCCTCGTGTCTTTCTCAACAATTGGCACCTCTGTAGATGACAACTATGCGACTGTACCTACCTCCTGGGCAGGTATCTCACCTCCGATGGATAGATGAGATGACATCGGCCTTGGAATAACATACTTTGAAGACAAAGTGAACACCATGTTGCAACTAGGAACAGTATCGAGCACTGGTATTCCTCCCTCGACGCTATCTTCATGACAAAGGTTAAACATGTTGCAGTCTGGGGTACATGTTATTTCTTCATCATAACTGTCCTCAAGCTCGTCCTCTGGATCATAAAGTTCTAACCCTTGCTCATTACAACCTGGTTCCTCCATATTGTCGTCCGGAATTGACCCAGTTCGTGTTCGCGAGGGGAACTTGCTTCTGAGATACTCTGTTAACGATTACTCCTGATGGGCCTTTGGAGGAGTAACCACTGCCGCAGCATCAACTACCTCTGGAACCACAAGTGTTGGTTCTTTTACTGTTGGAACCACTGGTGCTGGTTCTTTGATCTTCAGCTTCCATTCAAACTGTGGCCTGATTTTCTCTGGAACTGGTTCCTGATGGCCTGGCTTACTTACAGACCTTTTTGGCACCCATTTAGATTGCACAGCTTATGCAACATTACTTCGTTGTTGTTTCTGCTGAATAGAAACACCTTGTACTTACTGCCTGTTTGTTGCTCTGCCGTCAGTATACGCGTAAGACAACCTATCATGGATTGAAACTCTTCGTTTGGGAGCAGTTGCCATTGGTCGTTCAATTCGATTATGAACGCTTTCCCTAGGGTATGGCTCCTTCCTGTGATTATTATTCTGACGAATGTGCACGTATGGCTTTAGACTAAGTTTTTCAATTAGTCTATCGCAACAACCAAGGTGGTTGTTCTAGCTGGTCGCGAGAGATTTCTCCTCTGTTATATGCCTCTAACATTCGCTTGGCCCTACCGCATCTTTTCTATACGTTCCTCTTCTGAGTTTTTGTAGCTTCCATAGCTCTTCCATGTTCCTGAACGTATCAGACATCCAGCTTCAGTGACCTCGGTGCAGGCGGTATGTATGGCCGTTGTAGCGCCTCGCGGGAAGCTTGAGCTTCCGGGATATTCACCCCAACTCGCTGCCCTCCAAGAACGTTCGCGACCCCGCCAAGACCCGAGTGTGGCCTTTTCAACACTTGAGCATAAGTGTCTATCTGAACTCTTGATTTCTTAGGGTTCTCCCTCTTGGATAGATTTGTCGGCGAGCGAGGCCTCTGATGCCTTCGCGATTCCTCGTGCCTACCAGCATTGTCAGTTTATGGAACACTCTTTCTTGCATCGGTTGCAAAGGACATAAGTTTTTGCATTTTCTACATTCTGTTCCTTGTACTGGACAACGCCCTTTTGTTTACCCGGGTCAGATTGCTTGGCTCTTGCAACCTCTTTTGCCACGGGCACTCCCTTCGTTGTTGTCTTCATACCCGGCTCGGGATCTGAAGGAAAACACAACACTCCCTCATCTAACCACTGCTGGACCTGGTCCTTGAGCTGTATACAGATATGAGTATCATGAGTCCAAACGTTATGAAATTTACAATACTATTTACCTTTAACTTCTTTCACAGTTGGGAACTCAGTCCATGGTACAATGGTTTCACCCTTAGCAATAAGCTTATCTAAGATCTCATGAGCCAATGACGCATCATAAGTGTACTCAGCAAACTTGGAAGGGCGATGAGTCTTCAACAGTGTTGTCAATGGCGTAACCTCCACCATTGACACTGGGAATGGATCAATATCGACCCAAGCTGCAGCTCTTTCAGTGTATACCCCAAGCATAACTTTGTTAATCCAGGTCTGCAACTGATCCTTGAGCTTAACACAATCAGCTGTGTGGTGATTGAACAAGTTGTGAAACTTGCAGTACTTCTTCCCTTCAATTTGCGTTGCGGTAGGCATAGCAGTATCATgcttcactcttccactcgcGAACAATTCATCCAGAATCTCTGGAGCCTTGTGATACTCGGGCTTGGTGAATGCTGTTGTAGAAATCTTGACAGGGTCCCTGGACATCTTCAAAGCCTTAGACTTCAATGCTTGTCTTCCGACTATCTCTATTGCAGCCACTTCATCATCTACCTCTTCGACCCACTGCTCTTCGTATGGATACGGGGTGTAGAAAGGATCTACATGGGAGTAGATAGTGGAAACCCTCTTAGTTCCGAATGGAACTACATAACGTGGTTTCAAAGTTCCAAGGTGATAGGATACATGTGGACCTTTTGGAACTGAGGCACTGTCTTCCATCTCCCTGAGGAACACTTGGTAGGAGCCTACCTTGTTCATTAAGTCCGACATGCTAGAAAAGTAGGTATCATGATGTTTGGCCCACTGACGGGTCTCCAAACCCTTTATAGCAATGCTAATGGCATCCTGTTCCGCGAGCGGTGTTCTGCACTTTGCTTGCTGAACCTTGAACCTCTTTAAGAACTCCACTGCCGACTCCATTG containing:
- the LOC126795482 gene encoding uncharacterized protein LOC126795482 → MKIEHAVYYLSRTLLDAETRYSPIKWLCLAFYFACTKLRHYMLSFTTVVVAQTDLVKYMLTRPMLRGRIGKWILALLEFCLQYTPLKTLTGQAVSDFLLHHPIMEDIESQNLVVPFVYTQPWVLYFDGSSTYHLSGAGVALVNPSGVRHCYFFQLEWKCTNNQTEYEAIIIGLELLLDLEVTEVEVLCDSLLVINQLKGVYKCNNFTLLPFWERASELLEQFVDVVLDYIPRERNFAANELAQLATGIRLADDVRERILKVQRSTLPSFMARKEVNDEWSVTVLDTIDVDWRQPIIQYLTDPSAPVDKRAIYFATNYVLRGSELLRRAEDGLYL